Proteins encoded by one window of Mesorhizobium sp. INR15:
- a CDS encoding MFS transporter, with translation MPNIDQAAMATSAPPIPSLAYLLTGCIAVIGSNSLVLGPIAPAVASAFATSVPRVMIASAAFGLGTSASALFLARYIDRVGARRMLQGALLLLALALAASALAPTVTALVVAQLVAGIAAGVAMPAIYASAAAIAPPGRESGTIGVVLTGWTLSMVAGVSLSAVLADLVHWRAVFAAVALLALLALGGLAMTSLSDARKSGPAPTPLDALRVPGIVPLLIACGAFMTAFYGVYAYLGDHLHTGLGRPVSANGLAALAYGIGFGTAALLDGVIDRLGARRVMPFAYLLVAVVYLAIAATSDSFGLTMALVAAWGLANHFGLNVLVTCLTALDPARRGTVMGLNSAVTYLAVFVGTTGFGPLYSSFGFAASAVVAALLMLIAAAAAAWPSIRPQRV, from the coding sequence ATGCCGAACATCGATCAAGCAGCAATGGCGACGTCCGCACCGCCCATTCCTTCACTCGCTTATCTCCTTACGGGATGCATCGCGGTGATCGGGTCGAACTCGCTGGTGCTTGGCCCAATCGCGCCGGCGGTGGCCAGCGCTTTCGCAACAAGCGTGCCGAGGGTGATGATCGCCTCGGCGGCCTTCGGCCTCGGCACCTCCGCCAGCGCCTTGTTCCTTGCCCGCTACATCGATCGCGTCGGCGCCCGCCGCATGCTGCAGGGCGCACTGCTTCTGCTGGCATTGGCGCTTGCCGCCAGCGCCCTTGCACCAACGGTGACGGCGCTGGTCGTGGCGCAGCTTGTCGCCGGCATTGCCGCCGGCGTCGCCATGCCGGCGATCTACGCCAGTGCTGCCGCGATTGCGCCGCCTGGCCGCGAAAGCGGCACGATCGGCGTCGTGCTGACTGGCTGGACGCTGAGCATGGTGGCTGGTGTCTCGCTGTCAGCTGTGTTGGCCGATCTGGTGCATTGGCGCGCGGTTTTCGCGGCGGTCGCCCTGCTCGCACTTCTGGCGTTGGGCGGATTGGCCATGACCTCCCTTAGCGACGCCAGGAAAAGCGGCCCGGCGCCGACACCGCTGGACGCGCTGCGCGTCCCCGGCATCGTGCCGCTGCTGATCGCCTGCGGCGCCTTCATGACCGCTTTCTATGGCGTCTACGCCTATCTTGGCGATCATCTTCATACCGGCTTGGGGCGGCCTGTCAGCGCCAACGGTCTGGCCGCACTTGCCTATGGCATCGGCTTTGGCACGGCGGCACTCCTCGATGGTGTCATCGATCGCCTCGGCGCGCGCCGCGTCATGCCATTCGCCTATCTGCTGGTTGCGGTCGTCTACCTGGCGATCGCCGCCACCAGCGACAGTTTCGGCCTGACCATGGCGCTTGTCGCTGCCTGGGGCCTCGCCAACCACTTTGGGTTGAACGTGTTGGTGACATGCCTGACGGCGCTCGATCCCGCGCGGCGCGGCACTGTCATGGGCCTTAACAGCGCTGTGACTTATCTGGCGGTGTTTGTCGGCACCACCGGCTTCGGACCGCTCTATTCCAGCTTTGGCTTTGCCGCCTCGGCTGTCGTGGCCGCACTGCTGATGCTGATCGCGGCTGCGGCTGCCGCATGGCCCTCAATACGACCTCAGCGGGTATAG
- a CDS encoding N-acetyltransferase, whose product MNTTLETTAEPLPDDLAFLGERLAAFNDGDVGASGRKALAVFVRDEHGAVVAGISGYTAWGWLYVQWLWVDERLRGQHTAGKMLDAAEQEAVVRGCHGALIDTFNPKAAKVYERQGYRPFGTLADFPVGRSRIFLQKKL is encoded by the coding sequence ATGAACACGACGCTTGAAACGACCGCCGAGCCATTGCCGGATGATCTGGCCTTTCTGGGCGAGCGGCTGGCGGCGTTCAATGATGGCGATGTCGGCGCCTCGGGCAGAAAGGCGCTTGCCGTGTTCGTCCGCGATGAACATGGCGCGGTCGTCGCCGGCATCTCCGGCTACACCGCATGGGGCTGGCTTTACGTGCAATGGCTCTGGGTCGATGAAAGGCTACGCGGCCAGCACACGGCCGGCAAGATGCTCGATGCCGCCGAGCAGGAAGCGGTCGTGCGCGGCTGCCATGGCGCGCTGATCGACACGTTCAATCCCAAGGCAGCCAAAGTCTATGAGCGTCAGGGCTACCGGCCCTTCGGGACGCTTGCGGATTTTCCTGTCGGCCGCAGCCGCATCTTCCTGCAGAAGAAACTATAG
- a CDS encoding anhydro-N-acetylmuramic acid kinase: protein MEPIWAVGLMTGTVLDGNIDVALIKTDGERIEDFGTYRLMPYPQSIRSLLEDTLKAARAWNFAGPEPVIFREAEEALTRAQSAAVKELVEGYGMTMADIGVVGFHGQTVLHRAPQVGRLGQTRQLGDGELMHSILGTKVAYDFRSADMRAGGQGAPLSAAYHAALMRNAGASGDMAVLNLGGVANITWWDGADNFVAFDTGPANAPLNDFIKSKDLGEMDRDGALGRAGTVDEARLAKLLQHPYLTKAYPKSLDRFDFGAAMADGLSAEDGAALLTAFTAAAVSKALDLLPHRPKRLVVSGGGRHNPTMMAMLASRAGVEVVQAESLGWSGDAVEAECFAFLAVRVLRGLPISFPSTTGAPQPMRGGRLAG from the coding sequence ATGGAACCAATCTGGGCCGTCGGCCTGATGACCGGAACTGTGCTGGACGGCAATATCGACGTCGCCTTGATCAAGACCGATGGCGAGCGCATCGAGGATTTCGGCACCTATCGGCTGATGCCTTACCCGCAATCGATCCGCTCCCTGCTGGAAGACACGCTGAAGGCAGCCAGGGCCTGGAATTTTGCCGGGCCGGAACCGGTGATCTTCCGCGAGGCGGAAGAAGCCCTGACCCGCGCCCAATCCGCCGCGGTGAAGGAACTGGTCGAAGGCTACGGAATGACGATGGCCGATATCGGCGTCGTCGGCTTCCACGGCCAGACCGTGCTGCATCGCGCGCCGCAAGTGGGCCGGCTTGGCCAGACCCGCCAACTCGGCGACGGCGAGCTGATGCATTCGATCCTGGGCACCAAGGTCGCCTATGACTTCCGCTCAGCCGACATGCGCGCCGGCGGGCAAGGCGCGCCCTTGTCGGCGGCGTACCACGCCGCGCTGATGCGCAATGCCGGCGCCAGCGGCGACATGGCCGTGCTCAACCTCGGCGGCGTCGCCAACATCACCTGGTGGGACGGCGCCGACAATTTCGTTGCCTTCGATACAGGCCCTGCCAACGCGCCCTTGAACGATTTCATCAAGTCAAAAGATCTTGGCGAAATGGATCGCGATGGCGCGCTTGGCCGCGCGGGAACAGTGGACGAGGCCCGGTTGGCCAAATTGCTGCAGCACCCCTACCTGACCAAGGCCTATCCGAAATCTCTGGACCGCTTCGACTTCGGCGCGGCGATGGCCGATGGTTTGAGCGCTGAGGATGGTGCGGCCCTGCTGACTGCCTTTACCGCCGCCGCGGTCAGCAAGGCGCTCGACCTTCTGCCGCACCGGCCGAAGAGGCTGGTGGTCAGCGGCGGCGGCCGCCACAACCCGACCATGATGGCGATGCTGGCCAGCCGCGCCGGCGTCGAAGTGGTACAGGCCGAAAGCCTCGGCTGGAGCGGCGATGCGGTGGAGGCCGAGTGTTTTGCCTTCCTCGCGGTTCGGGTGCTGCGAGGCTTGCCGATCAGTTTTCCAAGCACGACCGGCGCACCCCAACCGATGCGCGGCGGGCGGCTGGCGGGCTGA
- a CDS encoding sensor histidine kinase, protein MLRQAAARLRDGHWLVVAIALAVLAGAVSIAGRIATGQAADNLRDGALAALPLAAGTLTGEIEKQRLVPLVLARDDAVRAALRRAGKSDEPALNDKLRAIAADASASAIYVIDIAGIAIAASNAGEPGSFVGIDYNFRHYFNEAMAKGAASQYGLGTISGRPGLYLASRVDDGNTPLGVAVLKVELDGVEANWRSSGFLVFVTDERGVVLATSQPEWRFHALAPLSSQDAATAHEQLQLADAAFEPLPLRRGTGDGLPTIESSGKSRQFVEVVQDLPGAVPGWRLWLLTPADAALSSAANTARLTTLLALLLAGLMAFVILRRRRTRRLRQEALARMNAELESRVSTRTAELTRSNTALAGEIAERENAEAKVRRLRDDLAQTNRLSILGQIAAGVAHEINQPVAAIRTYAENAGRFLDGGKTEPASGNLTSIVAMTERIGAITNTLRGFARRASIAASPLPVHEAVDGALSLLSGRIRDSGVTIIRPQGGTSPMVMASRIRLEQILVNLLQNALDALKDEPDPRIEIELAERDDRVLISVRDNGPGLGPEAAGNLFMPFQTTKEKGLGLGLVISQEIAQELGGSLVLDPGVARGASFTLDLGRIA, encoded by the coding sequence TTGCTGCGACAAGCGGCGGCACGGCTGCGCGATGGCCATTGGCTCGTCGTCGCGATCGCTCTCGCGGTTCTAGCCGGCGCCGTGTCCATTGCCGGGCGCATCGCAACAGGTCAGGCCGCCGACAATCTGCGTGACGGCGCGCTGGCGGCCTTGCCGCTGGCGGCGGGAACCTTGACCGGCGAAATCGAAAAGCAGCGTCTGGTGCCTCTGGTGCTGGCGCGCGACGATGCGGTGCGTGCTGCACTGCGCCGGGCCGGAAAATCGGACGAACCGGCGCTCAACGACAAGCTCAGGGCCATTGCGGCTGATGCATCGGCGTCCGCAATCTATGTCATCGACATTGCGGGCATCGCGATCGCCGCCAGCAATGCCGGCGAGCCCGGCAGCTTTGTCGGCATCGACTATAATTTCCGGCACTATTTCAACGAGGCGATGGCCAAGGGCGCTGCCAGTCAATACGGCCTCGGCACGATCAGTGGCCGGCCCGGCCTCTATCTCGCCAGCCGTGTCGATGACGGCAACACGCCCCTCGGCGTCGCCGTCTTGAAGGTCGAACTGGACGGCGTCGAAGCCAATTGGCGGTCAAGCGGGTTCCTTGTCTTCGTCACCGACGAGCGCGGCGTGGTGCTGGCAACCAGCCAGCCTGAATGGCGGTTTCACGCGTTGGCGCCACTGTCGTCTCAGGATGCCGCCACCGCCCACGAGCAGCTACAGCTGGCCGATGCCGCTTTCGAACCGCTGCCGTTGCGGCGTGGCACGGGTGACGGTCTGCCGACAATTGAAAGCTCAGGAAAGTCGCGCCAGTTCGTCGAAGTGGTGCAGGACCTGCCAGGCGCGGTGCCTGGCTGGCGCCTCTGGCTGCTGACGCCCGCCGATGCGGCGCTCTCCTCCGCCGCCAACACGGCGCGGCTGACCACGCTGCTGGCGCTGCTGCTCGCCGGCCTGATGGCCTTCGTCATCCTGCGGCGGCGGCGCACGCGCCGGCTGCGGCAGGAAGCCTTGGCGCGCATGAATGCCGAGCTGGAGAGCCGGGTCAGCACGCGAACGGCCGAGCTGACGCGCTCGAATACAGCGCTTGCCGGTGAAATCGCCGAGCGTGAAAACGCCGAGGCCAAGGTCCGCCGGCTGCGCGACGATCTCGCCCAGACGAACCGGCTTTCCATCCTTGGCCAGATCGCCGCCGGCGTGGCGCATGAGATCAATCAGCCGGTGGCCGCGATCCGCACCTATGCCGAGAATGCCGGCCGCTTTCTTGATGGCGGCAAGACCGAGCCGGCGTCTGGCAACCTGACCTCGATCGTGGCGATGACCGAACGGATCGGCGCTATCACCAACACGCTGCGCGGCTTCGCGCGGCGCGCCAGCATCGCTGCGTCGCCACTGCCTGTGCATGAGGCGGTTGATGGCGCGCTGTCGTTGCTGTCAGGACGCATCCGTGATTCCGGTGTGACAATCATCAGGCCGCAAGGAGGGACCTCGCCGATGGTCATGGCCAGCCGCATCCGGCTGGAGCAGATCCTCGTCAATCTGCTGCAGAACGCCCTCGACGCGCTGAAGGACGAGCCCGATCCCCGCATCGAGATCGAGCTTGCCGAACGCGACGACCGCGTCCTGATATCGGTGCGCGACAACGGCCCCGGCCTTGGCCCGGAAGCCGCCGGCAATCTGTTCATGCCTTTCCAGACAACCAAGGAGAAGGGGCTTGGCCTTGGCCTTGTGATCTCGCAGGAGATCGCCCAGGAACTGGGCGGATCACTTGTGCTCGATCCCGGCGTTGCCCGGGGCGCATCCTTCACCCTCGATCTCGGGCGGATAGCATGA
- a CDS encoding sigma-54 dependent transcriptional regulator has protein sequence MTEGLVALVDDDADLLRATTQLLELAGFTAIALNAAEAALGVVDRDFEGVVVSDIRMPGMNGLQLFDRIKAMDPDIPVILVTGHGDIDLAVAALKDGVYDFIPKPYSGDRLVEALKRASEKRRLVMENRRLREAAAQAADGLPLIGEAPAIRRLRETLRQIADMDVDVLVEGETGTGKEVVADLLHKWGRRRAKAFVALNCGALPETVIESELFGHEAGAFTGAQKRRVGRIEHSGGGTLFLDEIESMPLALQVKLLRALETRSVTPLGSNETRRIDLRVVAATKIDLGQQAQRGEFREDLYFRLNVVTLRIPPLRERRGDIPMLFGHFLGKASERFGRPAPAMSTAVSNHLQSHAWPGNVRELAHFADRVALGFGPDEQAPVNPARESHVDAEAALPEKVGRYEAQLIRDTLRHHAGDVRSAVDALGVPRKTFYDKLKRYGISPADFRNGGDPA, from the coding sequence ATGACAGAGGGACTGGTCGCACTGGTCGACGACGATGCCGACCTGCTTCGCGCCACGACGCAATTGCTCGAACTTGCCGGTTTCACGGCGATCGCCCTCAATGCGGCGGAAGCCGCGCTCGGTGTCGTCGACAGGGATTTCGAGGGCGTCGTCGTCAGCGACATCCGCATGCCTGGCATGAACGGACTGCAGCTGTTCGACCGCATCAAGGCCATGGATCCGGACATCCCGGTGATCCTGGTGACCGGGCATGGCGACATCGATCTGGCGGTGGCCGCGCTCAAGGATGGCGTCTACGATTTCATCCCCAAACCCTATTCGGGCGATCGGCTGGTCGAGGCGTTGAAGCGGGCGAGCGAGAAGCGGCGGCTGGTGATGGAAAACCGCCGGCTTCGCGAAGCAGCCGCGCAAGCCGCCGACGGGCTGCCGCTGATCGGTGAGGCACCGGCGATCCGGCGGTTGCGCGAGACCTTGCGCCAGATCGCCGACATGGATGTCGACGTGCTTGTCGAGGGTGAGACCGGCACTGGCAAGGAAGTGGTCGCCGACCTCCTGCACAAATGGGGCCGGCGCCGTGCGAAGGCTTTCGTGGCGCTGAACTGCGGCGCACTTCCGGAGACCGTCATCGAAAGCGAGCTGTTTGGTCACGAGGCGGGTGCCTTCACCGGCGCGCAGAAGCGGCGGGTTGGCCGTATCGAGCATTCCGGTGGCGGCACGCTGTTCCTCGACGAGATCGAGTCGATGCCGTTGGCGCTGCAGGTCAAGCTGCTGCGCGCGCTGGAAACGCGCAGTGTCACGCCGCTTGGCTCGAACGAGACGCGGCGCATCGACCTGCGGGTTGTCGCCGCGACCAAGATCGATCTTGGTCAGCAGGCGCAGCGCGGCGAGTTTCGCGAGGATCTCTATTTCCGCCTCAACGTGGTGACGCTGCGTATCCCGCCGCTGCGCGAGCGGCGCGGTGACATTCCAATGCTATTCGGTCATTTCCTCGGCAAGGCATCCGAGCGTTTCGGCCGGCCGGCTCCGGCGATGAGTACGGCGGTGAGCAACCATCTCCAGTCGCATGCCTGGCCTGGCAATGTGCGCGAACTCGCTCACTTCGCCGACCGCGTCGCGCTCGGGTTCGGGCCGGACGAACAGGCTCCTGTCAATCCCGCGCGAGAGTCGCACGTGGACGCAGAGGCTGCGTTGCCGGAGAAGGTTGGCCGCTATGAAGCACAGCTCATTCGCGACACGCTGCGCCATCATGCCGGCGACGTGCGGAGTGCCGTCGATGCGCTTGGCGTGCCTCGCAAGACATTCTACGACAAGCTCAAGCGCTACGGTATTTCCCCCGCCGACTTTCGCAATGGCGGCGATCCGGCCTGA
- a CDS encoding Lrp/AsnC family transcriptional regulator yields the protein MDEETDGIQQNRVANRELDAIDRKILGVLVDDATVSYAELGDRVGLSPPAAHERVKRLRRSGAIRGTVALVDPKAVRKPLLAFVHVDTKGWGKTPELMAISEHPEVEEIHSVAGDTCMLLKVRTEDTRALEGLLSRLYETPGVTSTRSYVVLSTYLERPVQPHNTVKWPTPRHMTKPLY from the coding sequence ATGGATGAAGAAACAGATGGCATTCAGCAGAACAGGGTAGCCAACCGTGAGCTCGACGCGATCGACCGAAAGATATTAGGCGTTCTCGTCGACGATGCCACGGTCAGCTACGCCGAACTCGGCGATCGCGTCGGGCTTTCGCCGCCGGCGGCGCACGAACGCGTCAAGCGGCTGCGGCGCAGCGGCGCCATCCGGGGCACGGTCGCGCTCGTCGATCCCAAGGCGGTGCGAAAGCCGCTGCTCGCCTTCGTGCATGTCGACACCAAGGGTTGGGGCAAGACGCCGGAACTGATGGCGATTTCCGAGCATCCGGAAGTCGAGGAGATCCACTCGGTGGCCGGCGACACCTGCATGCTGTTGAAGGTCCGAACCGAGGACACGCGGGCGCTCGAAGGCCTGCTGTCGCGTCTGTACGAAACACCCGGCGTCACCTCGACACGAAGCTATGTCGTGCTCTCGACCTATCTCGAGCGGCCGGTACAACCCCACAATACGGTGAAATGGCCAACGCCCCGGCACATGACCAAGCCGCTATACTAA